A genomic stretch from Thermomonospora umbrina includes:
- a CDS encoding Asp23/Gls24 family envelope stress response protein has translation MSDLEQSPSADGADPGATRSEAAPMPFFPAPPARHTTPPTGVALSGGPPSAGSSAVGSSAVGTLAPPMAPPQVSQVSGRHQRAVRPLPAPTEPETAPPAGNAQPGTAAVVKGRITIEDEVVEKIAALAALEVDGVASLSERIQGVRVHTRDNEVALDLTIVVEYGTVIMDVAKLVKTNVARVTSLMLGMRVTAVNVVIDDVRMPGQGVGRRG, from the coding sequence ATGAGCGACCTCGAGCAGAGCCCCTCCGCCGACGGAGCGGATCCCGGAGCCACGCGGTCCGAGGCCGCCCCCATGCCGTTCTTCCCGGCGCCGCCGGCCCGGCACACCACGCCTCCCACGGGTGTGGCGCTGTCGGGCGGCCCGCCGTCGGCGGGCTCGTCGGCGGTGGGCTCGTCGGCGGTGGGCACGCTGGCCCCGCCGATGGCGCCGCCTCAGGTGTCGCAGGTGTCCGGGAGGCATCAACGCGCCGTCCGGCCCCTGCCTGCGCCGACGGAGCCCGAGACCGCCCCGCCCGCCGGGAACGCACAGCCCGGGACCGCCGCGGTGGTCAAGGGCCGGATCACGATCGAGGACGAGGTGGTCGAGAAGATCGCCGCGCTGGCCGCGCTGGAGGTGGACGGCGTGGCCTCGCTGAGCGAGCGCATCCAGGGCGTCCGCGTGCACACAAGGGACAACGAGGTGGCGTTGGACCTGACCATCGTGGTCGAGTACGGCACCGTCATCATGGACGTCGCCAAGCTGGTCAAGACCAACGTGGCCCGGGTGACGAGCCTGATGCTGGGCATGCGGGTCACGGCCGTGAACGTGGTCATCGACGACGTCCGGATGCCCGGCCAGGGCGTCGGGCGGCGGGGCTAG